From Enhydrobacter sp., the proteins below share one genomic window:
- a CDS encoding MFS transporter: MSAAARRGWWRDPLVISVNALGITQITAWGTSYYCLGVLAKPIVAETGWAISTVFLGFSVALVVMGLISTWVGRLIDRIGARTVMSMGTVVVSAGLLGLSLVRDVATYFAAWAVIGVGMRLCLYDAAFAALVQAVPSRGRAAISYLTLYGAYASTVFWVIGHYLNEEHGWRGTLVIFAAINLVVCLPLNWIGLTWRETAGQATAAKPAAATPDGPLLEGRRRTIGIALFALIMSLNGFVFGVVSLQLVPLLEAAGLAGAAAVWVASLKGHGQFAGRLVEIFFGRNLKAMTVARIAIGVLPPALLLLMLARGELWLLVAFTLLLGASQGVITIVRGAVPLALFGAQGYGAVLGLIATPILLVNAFSPALFALIVDFVGWQNALYTLLASALLTWIAIELMSRWYEKARAVRGA, translated from the coding sequence ATGAGCGCCGCGGCACGACGCGGCTGGTGGCGCGATCCACTGGTCATCTCGGTCAACGCGCTCGGCATCACGCAGATCACCGCCTGGGGCACCAGCTACTATTGCCTCGGAGTCCTCGCCAAACCGATCGTGGCCGAGACGGGCTGGGCTATCAGCACGGTCTTCCTCGGCTTCAGCGTCGCGCTGGTGGTTATGGGGCTGATCTCGACCTGGGTCGGGCGACTTATCGACCGGATCGGGGCCCGCACGGTGATGTCGATGGGCACGGTCGTCGTTTCCGCCGGGCTTCTCGGCCTTTCGCTGGTGCGCGACGTCGCCACCTACTTCGCAGCCTGGGCGGTGATCGGCGTCGGCATGCGCCTGTGCCTCTACGACGCGGCCTTCGCTGCCCTCGTGCAGGCGGTGCCGAGCCGTGGTCGGGCCGCCATCTCCTATCTCACGCTCTATGGCGCCTATGCCTCGACCGTGTTCTGGGTGATCGGCCACTACCTCAACGAGGAGCATGGCTGGCGCGGCACGCTCGTCATCTTCGCGGCGATCAATCTCGTTGTTTGCCTGCCGCTCAACTGGATCGGGCTGACATGGCGCGAAACCGCGGGCCAGGCGACGGCCGCCAAACCTGCAGCCGCCACGCCGGACGGACCGCTCCTCGAAGGACGGCGTCGAACCATCGGCATCGCGCTGTTCGCGCTCATCATGTCGTTGAACGGCTTCGTGTTCGGCGTCGTTTCGCTGCAGCTCGTGCCGCTCCTCGAGGCGGCAGGACTAGCGGGAGCGGCGGCCGTTTGGGTCGCGTCGCTGAAGGGACACGGCCAGTTCGCTGGCCGGCTGGTCGAGATCTTCTTCGGCCGCAACCTCAAGGCCATGACCGTGGCACGCATCGCCATCGGCGTGCTGCCGCCTGCGCTGCTGCTGCTGATGTTGGCGCGCGGCGAACTGTGGCTGCTCGTCGCCTTCACCCTCCTGCTCGGCGCATCGCAGGGCGTGATCACCATCGTGCGCGGCGCGGTGCCGCTAGCCCTGTTCGGCGCGCAGGGCTACGGGGCGGTCCTCGGATTGATCGCGACGCCGATCCTGCTGGTCAACGCCTTCTCGCCCGCCTTGTTCGCCCTGATCGTCGACTTCGTCGGCTGGCAGAACGCACTCTACACACTGCTCGCCAGCGCACTCCTCACCTGGATCGCCATCGAACTGATGTCGCGCTGGTACGAGAAGGCGCGCGCGGTGCGGGGCGCCTAG
- a CDS encoding thioesterase family protein, which produces MKLPPYPIIELDTAAPLDRHRATVLPEWIDWNGHMNVGFYVVAFDKATDTLCEQFGCSWEYTKRKIGMTFVLEAHVTYDREVKQGDPLRIATQILDHDAKRLHYIHMMYHATEGYLAATNELMLMNIDYESRRSAPWPDFAMERIAKLAAAHAGLPRPAQAGRLIGIKRK; this is translated from the coding sequence ATGAAATTACCTCCCTACCCCATTATCGAGCTCGACACCGCCGCGCCGCTCGACCGCCATCGGGCCACCGTGCTTCCCGAATGGATCGACTGGAACGGCCATATGAACGTCGGCTTCTACGTCGTCGCCTTCGACAAGGCGACTGACACGCTGTGCGAGCAGTTCGGCTGCAGCTGGGAGTACACCAAGCGGAAGATCGGCATGACCTTCGTGCTGGAGGCGCACGTCACCTATGACCGCGAGGTCAAGCAGGGCGATCCGCTGCGCATCGCCACGCAGATCCTAGACCACGACGCCAAGCGCCTGCACTACATCCACATGATGTATCACGCGACCGAGGGCTACCTCGCCGCGACCAACGAGTTGATGCTGATGAACATAGACTACGAGAGCCGTCGCTCTGCGCCCTGGCCGGACTTCGCCATGGAGCGCATCGCCAAGCTCGCGGCGGCCCATGCCGGCCTGCCGCGGCCGGCCCAGGCGGGTCGCCTCATCGGCATCAAGCGGAAGTAG
- a CDS encoding thioesterase family protein, whose protein sequence is MLVTLPYELPDLVTRAPLDTHRSTVLKEWVDWNGHMNVAFYVAAFDQASGAFMRNMGLGRNYVDSKSGMTFVLETHVTYDRELREGAPMRFTTQLLERDAKRVHLYHEMFHADQGYLAATNEAIVMNIDYASRKSAPWPVQVAERLEALWDAHKVLPRPAKAGRVMGLKKR, encoded by the coding sequence ATGCTGGTCACGTTGCCCTACGAACTGCCAGACTTGGTGACGCGCGCGCCGCTCGACACCCATCGCTCCACCGTCCTGAAGGAGTGGGTCGACTGGAACGGCCACATGAACGTGGCCTTCTATGTCGCGGCCTTCGATCAGGCCTCCGGCGCCTTCATGCGCAATATGGGGCTCGGCCGGAACTACGTCGACAGCAAGTCGGGCATGACCTTCGTGCTGGAGACCCACGTCACCTACGACCGAGAGCTGCGCGAGGGCGCGCCGATGCGCTTCACTACGCAGCTGCTCGAGCGCGACGCCAAGCGGGTCCATCTCTATCATGAGATGTTCCACGCCGATCAGGGCTACCTCGCCGCCACCAACGAGGCGATCGTGATGAACATCGACTACGCCAGTCGGAAGTCGGCGCCGTGGCCGGTGCAGGTTGCGGAGCGGCTCGAGGCTCTGTGGGACGCTCACAAGGTGCTGCCGCGACCAGCGAAGGCCGGTCGCGTGATGGGACTCAAGAAGAGGTAG
- a CDS encoding SDR family NAD(P)-dependent oxidoreductase → MARKPKALVLGVGAERGIGGAASRRFAGEGHHVLVAGRTPAKIDKVVDTIREQGGSATAVAVDGTREDQVIALFDKAMIDDADGSPADLFVFNLGNNAAIDFREMTAQHFEESWRVGCFAGFLFGREAMRRLAPLGRGTVIFTGASGSMRGRPRFAAFNATKGGLRLLAQSMAREFGPQGIHVAHVIIDGGIDGERLLSRMPDRRDKAGPDGLLDPEAIVDNYWHLHRQHRSAWSHEVDLRPYKETF, encoded by the coding sequence ATGGCCAGAAAACCCAAAGCGCTCGTCCTGGGCGTCGGCGCGGAGCGCGGCATCGGCGGCGCGGCGAGCCGGCGCTTCGCCGGGGAGGGCCATCACGTGCTGGTCGCCGGCCGCACACCGGCCAAGATCGACAAGGTGGTCGACACCATCCGCGAGCAGGGTGGTTCGGCGACGGCGGTTGCCGTCGACGGCACCAGGGAAGACCAGGTGATCGCGCTGTTCGACAAGGCGATGATCGACGACGCCGACGGATCACCCGCCGATCTCTTCGTCTTCAACCTGGGCAACAACGCCGCCATCGATTTCCGCGAGATGACGGCGCAGCACTTCGAGGAGTCGTGGCGTGTCGGCTGCTTCGCCGGCTTCCTGTTCGGTCGTGAGGCGATGCGCCGCCTGGCGCCGTTGGGCCGAGGCACGGTCATATTCACCGGCGCCTCGGGTTCGATGCGCGGCAGGCCGCGTTTTGCCGCCTTCAATGCCACCAAGGGCGGGCTGCGCCTGTTGGCACAATCGATGGCGCGCGAGTTCGGGCCGCAAGGCATCCATGTCGCGCACGTCATCATCGATGGCGGCATCGACGGCGAGCGGCTGCTGTCGCGCATGCCCGACCGCAGGGACAAGGCCGGCCCCGATGGCCTGCTCGATCCCGAGGCCATTGTCGACAACTACTGGCATTTGCACCGGCAGCACCGCAGCGCCTGGAGCCACGAAGTCGATCTCAGGCCGTACAAGGAGACGTTCTAG
- a CDS encoding alpha/beta hydrolase translates to MRTYLCLPGAWMGAWSWRFVLDRLTAEGHDARALPFRGVGERAAELSPQIDNDLLLADTLDYLEREKLSDIVLVGHSFGSLIATMVTDRAPERIAHLVIVDGGITQDGQSIFGRIPKDIVAKRLKLVRTIDGVEVLPFAPQGSLIIDDPGLAAWTHRQLTPHPLACYTKPVRMHHAAGNGRPMTYIACTKPRYPVSAGMHEKVQDMPHIRFRPIEAGHNCIISAPGLVARELLDIPA, encoded by the coding sequence ATGCGTACCTATCTCTGCCTGCCCGGTGCCTGGATGGGCGCCTGGTCCTGGCGATTCGTACTCGACCGTCTGACGGCGGAAGGGCATGACGCGCGTGCCCTGCCCTTTCGCGGCGTCGGCGAGCGTGCGGCCGAGCTCTCGCCCCAAATCGACAACGACCTGCTGCTTGCCGACACGCTGGACTATCTGGAACGCGAGAAACTGAGCGACATCGTGCTGGTTGGGCACAGCTTCGGCAGCCTGATCGCCACGATGGTGACCGACCGGGCGCCCGAGCGGATCGCCCACCTGGTGATCGTCGACGGCGGCATCACCCAGGACGGGCAGTCGATCTTCGGCCGCATACCCAAGGACATCGTCGCCAAGCGCCTGAAGCTGGTGCGGACGATCGACGGCGTCGAGGTGCTGCCCTTCGCGCCCCAGGGCAGCCTGATCATCGACGATCCCGGGCTCGCCGCCTGGACGCACCGCCAGCTCACGCCGCATCCGCTGGCCTGCTACACCAAGCCGGTCCGCATGCACCATGCGGCGGGCAATGGGCGGCCGATGACCTATATCGCCTGCACCAAGCCGCGCTATCCTGTGTCGGCCGGCATGCACGAGAAGGTGCAGGACATGCCGCATATCCGCTTCCGTCCCATCGAGGCCGGCCACAACTGCATCATTTCCGCGCCCGGCCTGGTGGCGCGCGAGTTGCTGGATATTCCGGCATGA